One window of Campylobacter avium LMG 24591 genomic DNA carries:
- a CDS encoding nickel-dependent hydrogenase large subunit, with product MTKRIIVDPITRIEGHLRVEVIVDENNVVKEAYSGSTLWRGIETIVKGRDPRDAGFLTQRICGVCTFSHYKAGIVAVEDALGITPPLNAILTRTLMNSALFLHDHIVHFYQLHALDWVDIVSALSADVKKASDEAFKYTEVPFATGADKLLEVQKKVKAFVDKGNLGPFANAYYGHPTYRLSPEQNLIALSHYLECLRVQRIIAQAMAIFGAKQPHPQSLTVGGVTCVMDLLSPARLGEYLEKLKEVADFVNRAYYPDLIMAGKAYANEASVINDVGVPNLLTYKEFQLGANEWLFESGYIKNGDLSKVYEVDEALITEEATHSWYKNDKPLHPYDGETEPNYTGLVDADTIDGKGNLVHSKAFDTQGKYSWIKAPRYNGEPMQVGPLANIAVNYAKGNKRVVAAVDQFLKDSNLPISAVLSTLGRTATRCVEAKIIAEATFEAFNNLVENLKIDESTCAKYQIDPNKSYKGRYIGNVPRGMLSHWCRIENGVIANWQAVVPSTWNASPKDAKGVGGSYEQCLIGLKIADVKQPLEIIRKIHSYDPCIACAVHVMDTKGNNLSEYKINLNS from the coding sequence ATGACAAAAAGAATTATAGTAGATCCAATCACTAGAATTGAAGGACACTTAAGAGTTGAAGTTATAGTAGATGAAAATAATGTTGTAAAAGAAGCATATTCAGGCTCTACGCTTTGGAGAGGTATAGAAACTATAGTAAAAGGACGCGACCCAAGAGATGCAGGCTTTTTGACACAAAGAATTTGCGGCGTTTGTACCTTTTCTCACTATAAAGCCGGTATTGTCGCAGTTGAGGACGCATTAGGCATAACACCTCCTTTAAATGCTATCCTTACTAGAACATTGATGAATTCAGCCTTGTTTTTGCACGATCATATAGTGCATTTTTATCAATTGCACGCACTTGATTGGGTTGATATAGTAAGCGCCTTAAGTGCTGATGTTAAGAAGGCAAGCGATGAGGCTTTCAAATACACAGAAGTTCCTTTTGCAACCGGTGCTGACAAGTTGCTAGAGGTTCAAAAAAAGGTTAAAGCCTTCGTTGATAAAGGAAATTTAGGGCCTTTTGCTAATGCTTACTACGGACATCCTACATATAGACTAAGCCCTGAGCAAAATTTGATAGCACTTTCACACTATCTTGAGTGCTTAAGAGTACAAAGGATTATAGCTCAAGCTATGGCTATTTTCGGTGCTAAGCAGCCTCACCCTCAAAGCCTGACTGTTGGTGGCGTAACTTGTGTTATGGATTTATTATCTCCTGCGAGATTGGGCGAGTATTTGGAAAAATTAAAAGAGGTTGCTGATTTTGTTAACCGTGCTTATTATCCTGACTTGATTATGGCTGGTAAGGCCTATGCTAACGAAGCAAGTGTTATAAACGATGTTGGTGTTCCAAATTTACTTACTTATAAGGAATTCCAATTAGGTGCTAATGAGTGGTTGTTTGAGAGTGGTTATATCAAAAATGGAGACCTAAGCAAGGTTTATGAAGTGGATGAAGCCTTAATCACTGAGGAAGCTACGCATTCTTGGTATAAAAACGACAAGCCTTTACACCCTTATGATGGCGAAACAGAACCAAACTACACCGGCTTGGTAGATGCTGATACCATTGATGGCAAGGGAAATTTAGTTCACTCAAAAGCCTTTGACACCCAAGGAAAATATAGCTGGATAAAAGCACCTAGATATAATGGCGAGCCTATGCAAGTAGGGCCTTTAGCAAACATAGCTGTGAATTACGCTAAGGGTAATAAAAGAGTTGTAGCAGCGGTAGACCAGTTCTTAAAAGATTCTAATCTTCCTATCAGTGCTGTTCTTAGCACACTAGGTAGAACCGCTACTCGTTGTGTAGAAGCTAAGATAATAGCCGAGGCAACCTTTGAAGCCTTTAATAATTTGGTTGAAAATTTAAAGATAGATGAAAGCACTTGTGCTAAATACCAAATAGACCCTAACAAATCATACAAAGGAAGATATATAGGCAATGTTCCAAGAGGTATGTTAAGCCATTGGTGTCGTATAGAAAATGGCGTTATCGCAAATTGGCAAGCCGTGGTTCCATCTACTTGGAATGCTAGTCCAAAAGACGCAAAAGGGGTTGGAGGAAGCTACGAACAGTGTTTAATAGGACTTAAGATAGCTGATGTTAAGCAACCGCTTGAGATTATTAGAAAGATACATTCTTACGATCCTTGTATTGCTTGTGCTGTTCATGTTATGGATACTAAGGGTAATAATTTGAGCGAATACAAAATAAACCTTAATTCTTAA
- the cybH gene encoding Ni/Fe-hydrogenase, b-type cytochrome subunit: MYKKNQDGKRVAVYEFSLGLRLAHWIRAISIVILVFTGFYISYVFQYPVEKTLVQNLYRFAHEIFGFIFIACILFKIYLFFTDKTSKIERASVKDLSNKQIWLEQIKFYLCIGNHPHLKGAYNPIQFITYFVLYVVFVGLILTGLILYMHNYHNGLGGLLMTFLSPIEYMFGGLAEVRVWHKLFTWFVIIFVPIHIYIVVLNSIKNKDGSTDAIVSGYKYEDESIHS, translated from the coding sequence ATTTATAAGAAAAACCAAGATGGTAAAAGAGTAGCAGTCTATGAATTCAGCCTTGGACTGCGTCTTGCACACTGGATAAGGGCTATTAGTATTGTTATTTTGGTCTTTACAGGCTTTTATATTTCTTATGTTTTTCAATATCCGGTTGAAAAAACATTGGTGCAAAATTTATATCGTTTCGCACACGAAATTTTTGGCTTTATCTTTATTGCTTGCATACTCTTTAAAATTTATTTGTTTTTTACAGACAAAACAAGCAAGATAGAAAGAGCTAGCGTAAAAGACCTTTCAAACAAACAAATTTGGTTAGAGCAAATTAAATTTTACCTTTGTATAGGAAATCACCCTCACTTAAAGGGTGCTTATAATCCTATCCAGTTCATAACATATTTTGTTCTTTATGTTGTTTTTGTGGGACTTATCTTAACAGGTCTTATACTTTATATGCATAATTACCATAATGGACTAGGAGGTTTGTTAATGACCTTTTTAAGTCCTATTGAGTATATGTTTGGAGGGCTTGCTGAGGTTAGAGTTTGGCATAAGTTATTTACTTGGTTTGTGATTATCTTTGTGCCTATACATATTTATATAGTTGTTCTAAATTCTATCAAAAATAAAGACGGCTCCACCGATGCTATAGTTAGTGGATACAAATACGAAGACGAGAGTATTCATAGTTGA
- a CDS encoding HyaD/HybD family hydrogenase maturation endopeptidase yields the protein MKFLILGIGNIVFADEGLGVHLCKQLEKNYKFTSDKHSIDFVDGGTLALQLSYIIAQYDKMIVIDCIDADDAKAGDVFFFPYDAMPKKISWSGSAHEVEMLQTLQYMELVGDLPQTQILACVPKRIEQMSFELSKEIVNASKIMIDTVIKHLEKEGFSCEKIADFSLQDLANSSYKN from the coding sequence TTGAAATTTCTAATTCTTGGCATTGGTAATATAGTGTTTGCAGATGAGGGCTTAGGCGTTCATCTTTGCAAACAGCTAGAAAAAAACTACAAATTTACAAGTGATAAACATAGTATAGATTTTGTGGATGGCGGAACCTTGGCTTTGCAACTTAGCTACATCATAGCGCAGTATGATAAGATGATAGTCATAGACTGCATAGATGCTGATGATGCTAAGGCAGGAGATGTGTTTTTCTTTCCTTATGATGCTATGCCTAAAAAAATATCTTGGAGCGGAAGCGCTCACGAGGTTGAAATGCTTCAAACCTTGCAATATATGGAGCTTGTAGGAGACTTGCCTCAAACTCAAATTCTTGCTTGCGTTCCAAAACGCATAGAACAGATGAGCTTTGAGCTTTCAAAAGAGATTGTAAATGCTTCTAAAATCATGATAGACACAGTTATAAAACACCTTGAAAAAGAGGGCTTTTCTTGCGAAAAAATAGCTGATTTTTCTTTGCAGGACTTAGCAAATTCATCTTATAAAAACTAA
- a CDS encoding acetate kinase, whose amino-acid sequence MKILVLNSGSSSIKFKLYNDDKAVALGLVEKIGENTSKVELKNLGTDEKFIKEQAIKNHEEGLDLVNELFKQSGLLEDLSTLDGCGHRVVQGGPNLMKHCLVTQDVIDEIDRVSIMAPLHNPAHLAGIKTMVKKAPKVPNVVVFDTAFHSTMPDYAYMYALPYEYYEKDKIRRYGFHGTSHSYVSRKGAEFLGIDYANFNAITAHLRNGASISAIENGKCVDTSMGLTPLEGLMMGTRCGDIDPAIVPYIQKLKNLSPDEVDTVMNKKSGFLGVCGYNDVRDVEARIEKNDAKAKLASKMYNYRLAKYIGSYFAILPRTDALIFTAGVGENAISVRKNTCDLIKHLGFEIDEDLNNTRSKLTVISKASSKVKILIVPTDEEFEIANTTKEIISK is encoded by the coding sequence ATGAAAATTTTAGTTTTAAACTCAGGTTCATCATCAATCAAATTTAAGCTTTACAATGACGATAAGGCTGTGGCCTTAGGTTTGGTTGAAAAAATAGGAGAAAACACTTCAAAGGTAGAGCTTAAAAATTTAGGCACAGATGAAAAATTTATTAAAGAACAAGCCATAAAAAATCACGAGGAAGGTTTGGATTTGGTAAATGAGCTTTTTAAACAGTCTGGCTTGCTTGAGGATTTAAGCACTCTTGATGGTTGCGGACACAGAGTTGTGCAAGGTGGCCCAAATTTGATGAAACATTGCTTGGTAACTCAAGATGTTATCGATGAGATTGATAGAGTAAGTATAATGGCACCTCTTCACAATCCAGCACACCTAGCAGGTATAAAAACTATGGTCAAAAAAGCGCCAAAGGTTCCTAATGTAGTGGTATTTGATACGGCTTTTCACTCTACCATGCCAGATTATGCTTATATGTATGCTTTGCCTTATGAGTATTATGAAAAAGATAAAATTCGCAGATACGGCTTTCATGGCACATCGCATTCTTATGTAAGTAGAAAGGGTGCTGAATTTTTGGGCATTGATTATGCCAACTTTAATGCCATAACAGCTCACCTTAGAAACGGTGCCAGCATAAGTGCGATAGAAAATGGAAAATGCGTGGATACTTCCATGGGACTTACTCCGCTTGAAGGACTTATGATGGGAACTAGATGTGGGGATATAGACCCAGCCATAGTTCCTTATATACAAAAACTTAAGAATTTAAGTCCTGATGAAGTTGATACTGTGATGAATAAAAAGAGCGGATTTTTGGGAGTTTGTGGATATAACGATGTAAGAGATGTAGAAGCTCGTATTGAGAAAAACGACGCTAAGGCCAAACTAGCAAGCAAGATGTATAATTACCGCCTTGCTAAATACATAGGTTCGTATTTTGCTATCTTGCCAAGAACGGATGCTTTGATATTTACGGCTGGAGTTGGCGAAAACGCTATATCTGTTAGAAAAAATACTTGTGATTTAATTAAACATCTTGGTTTTGAAATAGATGAGGACTTAAACAACACAAGGTCAAAACTAACAGTCATATCAAAAGCTAGCTCAAAGGTAAAAATTTTAATCGTTCCAACAGATGAGGAATTTGAAATAGCAAATACTACAAAAGAAATAATATCTAAATAA
- the pta gene encoding phosphate acetyltransferase, translating into MRTLYLVRGKDENLNSKLAKSLLENLSKKHKNLCIFCPVKSKDDSLFAELDSNFKLETVFDEQDALKSYVCDVSLFTQKLIASFEDLKQKYDFVFVLGLFNFGSLGTLELDVKFAKDFNSPIFAINPNKDSTVSFYLKEKLCGAPFVELDENFNSQDIKEIPQYDFLTPSRFSYKSVSLAKAKKKTVVLPESDDERILQAAHILLEQDIVNLILLGDEKEIREKEKELKLNLSKAQIINNKTSELIKNFATKLYEARKHKGMQENEALELIKDRTYFATMLVHTKKADAMVSGASTTTAETIRPALQFVKTKEGVSIVSGMFFMLLEDRVLVFADCAVATNPSPEQIAEIAYSSAKTAQAFDIKPKVALLSYSTGNSGSGTSVDATKEALNIAKQRYKDLEIDGPLQFDAAIDEKTAKSKMPNSTVAGKANVFIFPDLNAANICYKAVQRTAKSLAIGPILQGLNKPINDLSRGCLVDDVVNTVILSAIQAD; encoded by the coding sequence ATGAGAACTTTGTACCTTGTAAGAGGAAAAGATGAAAATTTAAACTCAAAGCTAGCAAAGTCGCTCTTAGAAAATTTAAGCAAAAAGCACAAAAATCTTTGTATTTTCTGCCCTGTTAAAAGCAAGGATGATAGCTTGTTTGCCGAGCTTGACTCAAATTTTAAGCTTGAGACTGTTTTTGATGAGCAAGACGCTTTAAAAAGCTATGTTTGCGATGTGAGTTTGTTTACTCAAAAACTAATCGCTTCTTTTGAAGACCTGAAGCAAAAATATGATTTTGTATTTGTTCTTGGTCTTTTTAATTTCGGTTCTTTGGGAACTTTAGAACTTGATGTTAAATTTGCGAAGGATTTTAATAGTCCTATTTTTGCAATCAATCCTAACAAAGATAGCACTGTAAGCTTTTATCTTAAAGAAAAACTATGTGGCGCACCTTTTGTAGAACTTGATGAGAATTTCAACTCTCAAGATATAAAAGAAATACCACAATACGACTTTTTAACCCCTAGCCGCTTTTCTTATAAAAGCGTTAGCTTGGCCAAGGCTAAGAAAAAAACCGTTGTTTTACCAGAAAGCGATGATGAGAGAATTTTACAAGCTGCACATATTTTACTAGAACAAGACATAGTAAATTTGATACTGCTAGGAGATGAAAAAGAGATAAGAGAAAAAGAAAAAGAATTAAAGCTAAATTTAAGCAAGGCACAAATCATAAACAACAAAACATCAGAGCTAATAAAAAACTTTGCCACGAAGTTATATGAGGCTAGAAAGCATAAAGGAATGCAAGAAAATGAGGCTTTAGAGCTCATAAAGGATAGAACATATTTCGCAACTATGCTTGTGCATACGAAAAAGGCTGATGCAATGGTAAGCGGAGCCTCTACAACAACAGCTGAGACCATAAGACCGGCACTTCAGTTTGTGAAAACAAAAGAGGGTGTTAGCATAGTGTCTGGAATGTTTTTTATGCTCTTAGAAGACAGGGTTTTGGTTTTTGCCGACTGTGCCGTTGCTACAAACCCAAGTCCAGAACAAATAGCAGAGATAGCCTACTCAAGTGCTAAAACAGCACAGGCTTTTGACATAAAACCAAAGGTTGCCCTACTTTCGTATTCTACGGGAAATAGTGGAAGCGGAACAAGCGTAGATGCCACAAAAGAAGCCTTAAACATAGCAAAACAAAGATACAAAGACTTAGAAATCGACGGACCTTTGCAATTTGACGCTGCCATAGATGAAAAAACAGCAAAAAGCAAAATGCCTAACTCAACAGTGGCTGGCAAGGCAAATGTATTTATCTTTCCTGATTTAAATGCGGCAAATATATGCTATAAGGCGGTGCAAAGAACGGCTAAATCATTAGCTATAGGACCTATACTTCAGGGCTTAAATAAGCCTATAAATGATTTGAGTAGAGGTTGTTTAGTGGATGATGTGGTAAATACAGTTATATTAAGTGCTATACAAGCAGATTAA
- the flgH gene encoding flagellar basal body L-ring protein FlgH — translation MKMINFYLLLLLFVFSACTASIEPQISMAPPAYVEELAPKQSNNIETSPGSLFGKGDNPLFSDKKAMNVNDLVTVVIQENTSQSTSADRSTSRTNNTNLGGATITAGGMLSSIANTISDYSNIGMQSSSSTNYTGTGSNSRNESFNTTVSTRVIKILPNGNYFIEGSRELLINGEKQTIQLSGVIRPYDIGQDNTIDSRYIADAKILYKTEGDVARSTKKPWGVSILEAIWPY, via the coding sequence ATGAAAATGATAAATTTTTATCTCTTATTGTTACTTTTTGTTTTTTCAGCTTGTACAGCCAGCATAGAACCGCAAATCAGCATGGCTCCTCCAGCTTATGTTGAGGAATTAGCCCCAAAGCAAAGCAATAATATAGAAACTTCACCTGGCTCGCTCTTTGGTAAGGGTGATAATCCTTTGTTTTCAGATAAAAAGGCGATGAATGTAAATGACTTAGTTACTGTTGTAATACAAGAAAACACAAGCCAAAGCACTTCAGCTGACAGAAGTACCTCAAGAACAAATAATACAAATTTAGGCGGCGCGACTATTACTGCTGGCGGAATGCTAAGCTCTATTGCAAATACCATTAGCGATTATTCTAATATAGGCATGCAAAGCTCTTCAAGCACAAATTACACAGGCACAGGCTCTAATAGTAGAAACGAAAGCTTTAACACAACCGTTTCTACTAGAGTGATTAAAATTTTACCTAATGGCAATTATTTCATAGAGGGTTCAAGAGAGCTTTTGATAAATGGCGAAAAGCAAACCATACAATTAAGCGGTGTTATAAGGCCTTATGACATAGGTCAAGACAATACAATAGACAGCCGTTACATAGCTGATGCTAAAATTTTATATAAAACCGAAGGAGATGTTGCAAGAAGTACCAAAAAACCTTGGGGTGTTAGTATCTTAGAAGCTATTTGGCCTTACTAA